The following are encoded together in the Citrus sinensis cultivar Valencia sweet orange chromosome 1, DVS_A1.0, whole genome shotgun sequence genome:
- the LOC102625018 gene encoding cullin-1 encodes MTMNERKTIDLEQGWEFMQKGITKLKNILEGLPEPQFSSEDYMMLYTTIYNMCTQKPPHDYSQQLYDKYRESFEEYISSTVLPSIREKHDEFMLRELVKRWSNHKVMVRWLSRFFHYLDRYFIARRSLPPLNEVGLTCFRDLVYTELNGKVRDAVITLIDQEREGEQIDRALLKNVLDIFVEIGMGQMDYYENDFETAMLKDTAAYYSRKASNWILEDSCPDYMLKAEECLKREKDRVSHYLHSSSEPKLLEKVQHELLSVYANQLLEKEHSGCHALLRDDKVEDLSRMFRLFSKIPRGLDPVSNIFKQHVTAEGTALVKLAEDAASNKKAEKRDVVGLQEQVFVRKVIELHDKYLAYVNDCFQNHTLFHKSLKEAFEVFCNKGVAGSSSAELLATFCDNILKKGGSEKLSDEAIEETLEKVVKLLAYISDKDLFAEFYRKKLARRLLFDKSANDDHERSILTKLKQQCGGQFTSKMEGMVTDLTLARENQTSFEEYLSNNPNANPGIDLTVTVLTTGFWPSYKSFDLNLPAEMVKCVEVFREFYQTKTKHRKLTWIYSLGTCNLLGKFESRTTELIVTTYQASALLLFNSSDRLSYSEIMTQLNLSDDDVVRLLHSLSCAKYKILNKEPNTKTISPTDHFEFNSKFTDKMRRIKIPLPPVDEKKKVIEDVDKDRRYAIDASIVRIMKSRKVLGHQQLVLECVEQLGRMFKPDFKAIKKRIEDLITRDYLERDKSNPNMFRYLA; translated from the exons ATGACGATGAACGAGCGGAAAACGATTGACTTAGAACAAGGATGGGAGTTTATGCAGAAGGGAATTACAAAGTTGAAGAATATACTGGAAGGGCTCCCCGAGCCACAATTCAGCTCTGAAGATTACATGATGCTTTACAC AACCATCTACAACATGTGCACGCAAAAGCCTCCCCATGATTACTCTCAACAGCTTTATGACAAGTACCGGGAGTCTTTTGAAGAATACATATCTTCCACG GTATTGCCATCTATAAGAGAGAAGCATGATGAATTTATGTTGAGGGAGCTTGTAAAAAGATGGTCAAACCATAAGGTTATGGTCAGGTGGCTTTCTCGATTCTTTCATTATCTTGATCGGTACTTTATAGCCCGGAGGTCACTGCCACCCCTTAATGAAGTTGGCCTTACCTGTTTCCGTGATCTG GTGTACACGGAATTAAATGGAAAAGTAAGAGATGCTGTAATTACTTTG ATTGATCAAGAGCGTGAGGGCGAGCAGATCGATCGGGCGTTGTTGAAGAATGttttagatatttttgttgaaattggGATGGGGCAAATGGATTActatgaaaatgattttgaaactGCCATGCTTAAAGATACAGCTGCATATTATTCACGGAAAGCTTCAAACTGGATCTTAGAAGATTCCTGTCCAGACTATATGTTAAAG GCTGAGGAGTGTCTGAAAAGGGAGAAAGATAGGGTTTCTCATTACTTGCATTCTAGTAGTGAGCCAAAGTTACTAGAG AAAGTTCAACATGAGTTATTGTCAGTATATGCAAATCAACTGCTTGAGAAAGAGCACTCAGGATGCCATGCATTGCTCAGAGACGACAAG gtggaggattTGTCAAGAATGTTCAGGCTCTTTTCTAAAATACCCCGAGGCTTAGATCCTGTTTCGAACATCTTTAAGCAG CATGTTACTGCTGAAGGTACAGCCTTGGTGAAACTGGCTGAAGATGCAGCAAGCAATAAGAAG GCAGAGAAAAGGGATGTGGTCGGCTTACAGGAGCAG GTTTTTGTCAGGAAAGTGATTGAGTTGCATGACAAGTACTTAGCATATGTAAATGATTGTTTCCAGAACCACACTCTCTTCCATAAG TCTCTTAAGGAGGCTTTTGAGGTCTTCTGCAACAAGGGTGTTGCTGGAAGCTCAAGTGCGGAACTCCTGGCCACTTTCTGTGATAATATTCTTAAGAAAGGTGGGAGCGAGAAACTTAGTGATGAAGCAATTGAAGAAACGCTTGAGAAG GTGGTGAAGCTGCTTGCATATATTAGTGACAAAGACTTATTCGCTGAATTCTACAG GAAAAAACTTGCTCGGCGGCTTCTTTTTGACAAGAGCGCTAATGATGATCATGAGAGAAGTATTTTGACGAAGCTGAAGCAGCAGTGTGGTGGTCAGTTCACCTCAAAGATGGAGGGAATG GTTACGGACTTAACATTGGCAAGGGAAAACCAAACCAGTTTCGAGGAGTATCTTAGCAATAACCCTAATGCAAATCCAGGGATAGATTTGACAGTTACTGTTCTGACTACTGGTTTCTGGCCTAGTTATAAGTCCTTTGATCTTAACCTTCCAGCAGAGATG GTCAAGTGTGTTGAAGTTTTTAGGGAATTCtatcaaacaaaaacaaagcaTAGGAAACTTACATGGATCTACTCACTGGGTACTTGTAACCTCCTTGGAAAATTTGAATCAAGAACTACAGAGTTGATTGTCACAACCTATCAG GCTTCTGCgttgcttttattcaattcctCAGATAGGCTGAGTTATTCAGAGATCATGACGCAGTTGAACTTGTCCGACGATGATGTTGTTAGATTGCTTCATTCCTTGTCATGTGCAAAATATAAGATTCTCAACAAAGAGCCAAATACAAAAACCATCTCTCCTACTGATCACTTTGAGTTCAATTCCAAGTTTACCGACAAAATGAGGAGAATCAAG ATTCCTCTCCCTCCTGTGGATGAGAAAAAGAAGGTTATTGAAGATGTTGATAAGGACAGACGATATGCCATTGATGCCTCAATTGTGCGCATTATGAAAAGTCGGAAAGTTTTGGGGCACCAACAATTGGTATTGGAGTGTGTCGAGCAGTTGGGCCGCATGTTCAAG CCTGATTTCAAGGCAATCAAAAAGAGGATTGAAGATCTTATCACTCGAGACTATCTCGAGAGGGACAAATCTAATCCCAATATGTTCAGGTACTTGGCGTGA